One Nicotiana tabacum cultivar K326 chromosome 23, ASM71507v2, whole genome shotgun sequence genomic window, ATATTCATCGGATAACTATTCATTATTGAATGTTATAGTAACCATGGGATCTACTGATTTTGATGTGAGTAGTGCATCTGGCACACGTGAGTTTATTCCCAAACCCTCTAGTCCCTTATTTGTTCAGTCTTCAGATGTCCCAGGTGTTTCTCTTGTACCAGTTCCCTTTTCTAGGACAAACTTTGGGGGTTGGAAAAGAAGTATCATTATTTCTCTGTCTGCTAGGAACAAAATTGCGTTTGTCGATGGTAGTTTACCTAAACCTCCAGATAATTCAATAGAGTCTAAACAATGGGATATGTGTAATAACATGGTAATTTCATGGTTAACAAGTTCTCTATCTCCTGATATTGCGGATAGTATCCAGTATTCTGAAACAGCTGAAGAAATATGGagacaattaaataaaagatATGGAACTGTAAGTGGAACTAAAGCCTTTGAAATTAAGAAAGAACTTGCCTCTACCTGTCAAGGTTCCCTAGATATTGCCTAGTACTTTAACAAGTTAAAGAAATTGTGGGATGAATTGAGAGTTGTTCGTAAAAATCATGGAAATCACTGCACTTGTAGCGCAAAGGAAGGTATTCtcaaagaggaggaagaggataGACTTCATCAGTTTCTCATGGGACTTAATGAAGTCTATGTCAGTGTGAGGAGCAACTTGCTCATGATGCAACCACCTCCAACACTAGAAAGTGCATATAACATTCTTCTTCAAGATGAAAGGCAAAGGCAGATCAATTCTAATTCTCAGTTTGGTCCTGATTCAGCTGCCTTCACTGCCAAAATCAACCTCAATCATCATTCTAGTCCCAACACAAATTATAAGTGGAGCGGTTCCAACAATCAGAGACAATATGTCCAAAGAGTGAATTTTGATCAAGCAAAGGGGAATCTATTCTGCAGATATTGTAAGAAGAGTGGGCACTTAAATGATAAGTGCTTCAAGCTTCATGGTTTCCCTCCTGATTTCAAATTCACCAAAGGAAAGAAAATTGCAGCAAATGCAACTATTGGAACAGAGTTTTCTTCTGACTTTTCTTCTCCTTCTGTTGCTGGGACTACTAACAATGATGCACAAGGTTCATTGGTACCTGGTTTAACCAAGTAGCAATATTCTCAGTTAATGCCTATTTTACAACATTCTCACGAGTCTGATTCTGCTCCTCAGTCTGACCTCATGGCTTCTGCCAATTTTGCTGGTAATGTGCTCATTCCCAAAGTAGTGACTTGTTCTCTTGCTTGCATGTTGAGTCAGTCCTCACCTAATAAATGGATCATTGATTCAGGAGCATCTGATCACATGACTTATAACAAGGATCTTCTAACCAATATTATACCTTTGCCTATTTCTTACCTTGTCACACTTCCTAATGGATATAAAGTTAAAGTTACTTGCACTGGGTCTTTTTCTTTATATCCTTCCATCATTCTTCCAGATGTTCTCTACATTCCATCTTTCAAACATAATCTGATTTTTGTGCACAAACTTGTTTTGTTATTGAGATGCATAGCACAGTTTAGTTCTGACTCTTGCTTGCTACAAGGCCCTTCTCTGAAGATGCCTCTGGAGCTTGGTAAATAAGAGGATGGGCTTTACAAGTTTGTCTGCACTACTGCCTACTCTTCTTCAGCGCAAAATGTTTTTACTGTGCCTACTGCATGTAGCTTTCCATCTTTACCTTCTAGTATTGTTGATCCTAGTTCTAGTTCTTCATTGTGTAACTCTAGTTCTTTTCAAAATGCTTTGTCTCCATCTGTCTCATCTTGTAATGAAGCTACATTGAATAAAATGGACATTATTTGGTATCAAAGACTTGCACATGTTCCCTTTGTTAGAATGAAGGGCATCTCTGCTATATCTTCCTCTTTATCTTCTAAGCAACAATTTCCTTGTGAAATATGTCTTATGGCTAGACAAACCAGACTCCCTTTCCCTGATAGTTCCATTCATAGTACTCATCATTTTCAAATCATACATGTGGATTCTTGGGGACCCTATCATACTCCTACACATTCTGGTTCTAAATATTTCCTAACCATAGTTGATGACTTTTCTAGATCTACTTGGACTCATCTAATGGGTTGCAAAAGTAATGCATTTTCCTTGATTAAAGCTTTTGTGGCCATGGTCAAAACTCAGCTTCACATTACTATCCAAACAATCAGGAGTGACAATGCCCTAGAACTTGGGGGTAGCCATTCTACCATTTCTTACTTCTCTGATAATGGTATTATCCATCAAACTATTTGTTCCCATACACCATAACAAAATGGTGGTTGAAAGGAAGCATAGAACATTACTTGAGGCCTGTAGAGCATTGCTTTTTCAATCCAAGGCTCCTATTAGGTTTTGGGGGGATTGTTTACTCACAACAACTTATATCATCAACAGACTCCCATCTAGGATCCTTCACAATAAGTCACCTTTTGAAGTCCTTTACAATAAAACCCCTTCTTATTCTCACTTAAAAACATTTGGATGACTGGCTTATGCTACTGTAGCAATTCCTCATAGGCATAAATTGAAAACAAAGTGATGCcttgtgtcttccttggttatctCTTTGCCAAGAAAGGTTACAAACTTTATAACCTAGAAACCAAACAATTCATTGTGTCCAGGGATGTTGTGTTTCATGAAGATGTCTTCACCTTTTCTTCTTCCTCCCATGTTCCCCAAACTTCTGTTGCTTTTCCACCACCTTCTCCTCCTCCTGATTCTTTCTCTCTTACTTCTCCTACTCCTGATCCTGTTCCTTCCACTTCTGCTCCTATATCTCCTGTGCCTTCTTCACATCTTTCTCCTATTTCTGATTCACCCTGTCTTCCTTCTGCTCCTATTCCTTCTCATGTTTCTGATTCAGCTCCTTCATGTGTTATTTCTTCCCTTGTTCCTACTGCAGCAGCTCCTCCTCCTGCTGCAGGTCCTCTCAGAAGGTCTGACAGAACTCATACCCTTCCATCCCACTTGACTGATTATGTCTGCCAATTGCCACCCTCATTCTCTTGCATCAGTACTTTGACTCCTCCTGCTACTTTTGAACCCACTACTTATTCCCAAGCTGCACTATACCAGTTTGGCAGGATGCTATGAGGAAAGAGTTTGAGGCTCTCGAGGCCAATCACACTTGGGATATTGTAGCATTGCCTAGTGGAAAGAAACCTATTGGCTGTAAGTGGGTCTATAAGATTAAGTATAAGGCTGATGGTACTGTTGAAAGGTATAAAGCTAGGCTTGTTATTAGGGGTGACACCCAGGTTGAGGGGTGGATTTCAATTAAACTTTTTCCCCCGTTGTAAAGATGTCCACTGTTAAGTGTCTGATTGCTGTTGCAGTTAAGAGAGGTTGGTCTTTGTTCCAATTAGATGTTAATAATGCTTTTTTGCATGATGATTTGGATGAGGAAGTCTATATGAAGCTTCCTCCTGGTCTTTCTGTCACTACTGCCTCATCCTCTTCCTCTCCTCCCTTAGTCTGTCGTTTACAAAAGTCCCTCTATGGCTTGAGACAAGCCTCCAGGCAGTGGTATGCCAAGCTTTCTCAAGCCCTCTACTCTAGAGGTTATGCTCATTCTCTTAATGATTACTCCTTGTTCATCAAAGGTTCTCCTGGTAATATAGTTATCATTGatgtctatgttgatgatataatattAACTGGAGATGATCTTGCTGAAATTACTACTTTGAAATCATTTTGGATGCCCAGTTCAAAATCAAAGATCTGGGCACTCTTCATTATTTTTTGGGGATTGAGGTTTCTGTTTTGCCTGGTGGTGTGCTTCTCAACCAGAAGAATTTTTCTCTGACCTTTTGAGGGAATTTGATTGCCTAGAAGTTGCTTCTGTTGTTTGTCCTCTGGACTTAAACTCCAAGCTGAAAGCTGATTGCGGTGACCTATTGGCTCAACCTGAGAGGTATAGGAGTCTAGTTGGGAAGTTGTTCCTAACTCACACTAGGCCTGATATTTGTTTTGAGGTGCAACATCTTAGTCAGTTTCTTCAATCTCCAACTCTCACATGGCTGCTGCTCTACATATGCTGAGGTACCTTAAGGGCACATCTGATCTTGGCCTATACTACTCTTAACTCTTCTGATTTCACTGTCTCAGCCTATTCAGACAGTGATTGGGCAGCCTGCCCGGACACCAGAAGGTCTGTTACTGGCTTTTGTGTATTTTTGGGTGATAGCTTAATCTCTTGGAAGTCTAAAAAGCAGCCTGTAGTGTCTCTATCTTCTGCCGAGGCTGAATATAGAGCCCTCAGCAAGGTGGTGGCTGAATTAACTTGGCTTGCACGAGTTCTCACTGATTTTGGTGTTCAGGTCTCTTTCCCTCTTTCTGTATTCTGTGACAACCAACCAAGCAGCTGTTCATATTGCTAAAAATCCTGTTTTCCATGAGCGGACCAAGCATATTGAGGTCGATTGCCACTTTGTTCGAGGGAAGCTTTCTGATGGTTTCATTCAACTTTCTCATGTTCCCACATCGAAGCAGCTAGCTGATGTTCTCACAAAACCTTTAACTGGATTGCTTCATCATCAATTTCTACGCAAGTTGCAGGTGTTCTCCCCCTCCAACTTGAAGGCGGTGTTGGACTCATGGACTATATGGCATCTGGGCCCAAAAGAAAAGACTGATCAGAATGTAGCTTTATCATAGTGTAGccttctatttattttatttgtgctTGTAATTGGGCTCATTGTAATTACGGAACTAGCCCAATTTATATTTCAGTAGCTAGTTTAGTCTTTTGTATAAGTCACATGTACTTGGGCCATATATAAGAGGAGGAGTGGACCCGAATCAGCCCATCGGGGTTATTTTCTCTGAATCAGATCTATTTtgttctctcttctctctcacaTGAACCCTAACACGATTTCTCAAATCCCGATCGATTCTCTCATGTTCTCATCTACACTATCAGTACATTTGATAGTATAAAATCTTTTACACTGTCgaatgtatataagttaaattcttTATCGGAAGTGTGAAAAAGGAGAAGTTTTGTACCCCTTAATATACCTGTATATACCTGCAACTATCAATCCCAGACattctttcaagacacattttgaGATAATGAAAGGACGCATGAAGCCCATTACAGAGTTAATTTTTGGCCTTACCTACTAAATAATGTGAAATGTGAAGAGTTCAATGATCGCAGATTTCTCTCTATTTTTTCTCTTCTGAATGAAGTGGAAATTGATGTTGATTTTCCATTCTCTGGTTGCATGTAATGCACAGTTTCACTTTCAAGTTTTCTGAGTAAATTTCTTCCAGTAAAATTAGTATTGAACTGCTAGCAGTTCAGGAACAGACTTTATGACTCTGATCCCTTTCTCCCAACTATATCTGGATTCAGTATGAATTACAGTTTCTTTTTACCAATTCAACCAACAGGAACAGATTCCTACTCAACAGTAATGTAATTTTCTGGCGTAATGATCACGAAAACTTCATCCCAAAAACTCGAACATAAATCTCAATATTACCTTAAGACTCAGAAAAGTAACAAACCAAATTGGCAGAAGACCCTAATTAACCTTAAATAACTAAATAAACCAAATCTTGCAGAAACTGAAGCTTTTAGAAAGGAAATACAACAATCTGACCAGGCATAAGCCCTATAAAATCTCACATTGACAGTGTTGAGGCAATCTCTAAGGTTGCCACAAACATGCTTACTTCTTACTTTTAAAGCTAATGTCATTCAAACAGATGTCTTGGAGTTCTTGAGAATTTGGCATCTTCGACCGAAGTTGCCCATTTTCTGCAAGCCTCTCCTCTTTCATCTAAATTACATTAAACAGTTCCACCATTAGTATtataaaaaagacaaaaagattgaCATTATTTAGAACTATTAATTATAATTTTCATGATACTCGGTTACAATATATACATACAGTTACTTATAGGTGGTCTTTAAGTATCATGAAAATGTGAAAGATCTTTTATGATGTCACTGTATAAAGATTAAACTGTTGTACAAAAATTTATTTAGATGAAAAGATCAACAGAAGTTATAGAAAACTGATATAGAACGAGTATAACGAATCAAATAAATGGTCAGTATGGATTGAAATTTTATTTGTAAGTACCTTCGCGATTACGTATGAGGTGAAAATGTGAATATCCATGATCAAAAGCTTCAGAGTAGCCTCGAACAATCATATATAGAAACCTGGGAAGCGATAACGTGCCTCTGTTTCCATTTTCATTATCTCAAGTAGAGCAACACgtttcattctttttggaatctcCTGCAGCTTCGAACAACCAAGTATACCAAAACCTTTGATCAAAGGCATAGCAGTTGCGGCAAAATGCCACCTTTCTAAGCCCCGAAGTTTAGAAAGACGAAGGAATTCGAGCTGACCAAAACTGTCATCATTGCAGGTAATCTCTTTTCCTTCATAAGCGTCTACTAAGTCGAGGTTCCTTAGATTTGACAACATTCCCAAAATAGGCATTGGATCTTCAACGAGTCTTGAGCTCCAAAGCACCATCATTGTGATGGATTTTGGCAACTGATCTGAGAGAGGAAGTTTTTCTATTTTCCCGTGTAACCATAATTTGTTGAGGTTTTGACAAGAAGAAAGAGGTTCAAGGGGTGGAAATGGTTCACCATATTCGCAACCCAATATGAGAGTTCTAAGACTTTTCAAGCTGCCAATGACATTCAGCGAGTAAGAGTTCATAACTTTTTCCATGACTAATTCTTGAAGATTGAGTAAACCTACAGCATCATCATATTTCAAACGATCACAACGAATGTATTTAAGAGTTTGTAGACTTGTAAGCTTGCTGAGCTGCACAGCTCCTTCATATCGAGCAATTAAATGTCTCAAGTTTATTAGGTTAGACATCTGGGGAGGTAGTATGCATGAGCTACGATCAGGGTTCAAAACTTGGAGAGTTTGTAAGTTTTTGAGTTTGCCAATGGAGGGTGGGAGTTTAAAGTCATTAGCACCTAGCAAACCTAAGAACTTAAGATGGACCAGATTGCCTATGGCATCAGGTAGTGCAGGTTGAGTGAAACGGATTCTCTCCAAATCTAGCACATACAGATGTTGGAACATATTGCAGTAAGAAGTAAACTTCTTACTGTCCTGGCTACCTATTTCTACATCAAAGAACagaagtgtccttaacttcaatGTTGAAAAGTCAAGTGAGAGGTACCTTTGTGCTTGAGCATGAATGGCGTGTCTGTGGCGCGAGAGGGGCACAGAGTGCTTTCTTGGATCATAAATATCGAACAAGTTTACCTCTGTGGCCTTTTTCACGGCAAGATCCCGAAGTAGGTCATGGATTCTACATCCAATAATCTTCTCCCAAAATGTTTTTGCCACTTGAATCAAGCTTCGTCTTACTAGCTCATTTAGGAAGTCCTCAGCGACGTCCTCCATTCTTTCTCCCACTCTAGGTATGAAGCCCTCGGCCATCCACAAGCACATCAACTTTTCTGTGTTGATCACACTATCTtctggaaaaataccaaaataaagaaaacattgcTTGAGCTCTGTTGACAAATCATTGTAGCTTAATGATAAAATGTGAGAGATCTCAATTGAGTTATTCTGCATGTGATGCCAAAGGTGTGCCTTCACCTTTTTCCATTCTACTAGTCCTTTTTTATGGGAAAGTAACCCGCTTAGTACAACAATGGCAAGCGGTAAGCCTCCACATCTTTCCACCATTTCGCTAGCTATTCTTTCCATTGCTGGAGACCACCCAATGTTGTCAAACTTGTCTACGCGACGCAGCTTCTTGCAGAAGAGGTCCCAACTTTCTTCTTGTCCTAGGAAACGAAGTTTATATGCAAAACCTTTGTTGTCCGCACTTTCAGCCACATCCTCCTTGCGCGTGGTAATAATAACTCTGCAGCCCTTCTTGCTATCTGGGAATGCTCTTTTCAAACTTTCCCATGCCTCTTTATGCCATACATCATCAACCACCAAAAGGTACTTGCGCTCTTTCAATAGATCACGAAGGTAACTTTCTAAATCTCTCTCTGTCATCTTCTCCAACAAATCTAGAATTTCTTTGGTGCAACCTTGGATGGATTTTATGATATTTCGTAGGAGATCTGGGGTGTTGAACTCTTGAGAAACACATATCCAAGCGCGTGTTGGGAAGCTAGTGATTAGACTAGGGGAGTTGTAGAGGTTTCTTGCAAGAGTGGTCTTGCCTATACCACCCATACCATAAATGGAGATGACACTTTGTCGAGGCTCTTCTTTGAGAAGTTCAGCAAGAAATCTTTCAATGACTTCCTGAAAGCCAACAAAAATCTGATCCTGATCATCTGCATAGGAGGTAGTTCTCCTCAATGTTCTAATCAGAGCGGACCGATTGTTAGACCTATTACTTGGCCCTTCTCCTGCAATAATATTGATATTTCTGATACCATAAGTCTCTCGTTTGCGAGAGATATCCATGATGCGTTTCTTGAGGGATTGGATCTCCTTGCCGACATTGTAGAGTTTGGTCTCCTTCCTACAGATGCAAGCGCAAGACTTAAGACGACTAGCAAATCCATCGTTAGTACTGCCTTTTCCTGCCACATTGGAGCTATAAGTCTCCAATATAGCGACGGTGTCATTAGCAATAGAGCTGATTTCAAATATCCATTGTTGAACTCTTAGATCTTCAACTTGCTTTTCTTCTGCATCTTTGAAGAAAGATTGCATGAATAGCAGCTCATTTCTCAGCCACTGCACATTCTCTCTCAGACTTCTGCGCAAGGCAACTTCTTGTATGAGGAAATTGCCCAGCTTTTCAACTGCAAATGATACAAAAGCATCAACCATTTTCAGGAATCTTTGTTTTAAGAAAGTGTTGTTCTTCTCGAGTGTGCAGTTGATGTCATTCCTAATGTGCTATATATATGCACTTGTATTATGCTTTGTTCTGcttttcactttttctttttagatatatatattataagtTTGCCTGTGTTCAGGGAAAATGCCACTGAGGAGGAAGCATATTTTGATTAAAACATCAAACAAAGAATGTATAGGGCGTGGAACAGGAATTTCAGAGTTATATTTGTCAGACAACTCATCCCAAGATTTAACTAACCCACTTTTTCCTGATTCTGTGGAAACACCAACAGTTTTGGGATCTTTGCACAAATAGCTGGTTGGATCATTGTTTATTTTCGCTAGCCGGTATACATAGAATATGCACTGATTATACACGTAttgtacatatattatacattctcCTGCTATTTTTTGTTTAAGCGGTTGGACGAAtgactatttaggttaattcttcaaagattttttttttaccttttcaaGGCCATAAGAAAGTTGTAGTAGCTGCCACAATAACTGAAGGTTGCCAACCTTAGTACTGTAATAGCCAGAGGTGGATTCAGGATTTGAAGGCTCCGGGTGCCATATTGCTTTGGACTTTGACTTGATGCCTTTTGAACTTTGGTTCGGATTATTCGTCTTTTTGGTTTATATAGACAAAtcgataaaataattaaataattatagtGAGCAAAGCATAAAAGTTCACTAATATAACTAATATCAACAAAAAATTAATATTAGTCATTTACAATTGTCTTCGGCGAATTTTTATATTCTGGAATTATGATTTGACTAAGATATGGACAAATAAGACAAACTCACTATAGATGCATGTTTAGATACTCATAGGAAAAACttaataaaaatcagaaagtttttttttaattttcagaaacCGCTTATGTTTTAGTGATTATTAACTTGCTATAGCTACCATTTACTAAATTACTTCATATAGCTATGTTTTCAGTTGTTATAGACTGTATTCGATATATTTttgctactatattcatgaatacagtagcaaaactcGGCGGAAAACAGGGGAGTCCAGCTAAGCAGAgaatgtattcg contains:
- the LOC107790655 gene encoding disease resistance protein RPP13-like, which encodes MVDAFVSFAVEKLGNFLIQEVALRRSLRENVQWLRNELLFMQSFFKDAEEKQVEDLRVQQWIFEISSIANDTVAILETYSSNVAGKGSTNDGFASRLKSCACICRKETKLYNVGKEIQSLKKRIMDISRKRETYGIRNINIIAGEGPSNRSNNRSALIRTLRRTTSYADDQDQIFVGFQEVIERFLAELLKEEPRQSVISIYGMGGIGKTTLARNLYNSPSLITSFPTRAWICVSQEFNTPDLLRNIIKSIQGCTKEILDLLEKMTERDLESYLRDLLKERKYLLVVDDVWHKEAWESLKRAFPDSKKGCRVIITTRKEDVAESADNKGFAYKLRFLGQEESWDLFCKKLRRVDKFDNIGWSPAMERIASEMVERCGGLPLAIVVLSGLLSHKKGLVEWKKVKAHLWHHMQNNSIEISHILSLSYNDLSTELKQCFLYFGIFPEDSVINTEKLMCLWMAEGFIPRVGERMEDVAEDFLNELVRRSLIQVAKTFWEKIIGCRIHDLLRDLAVKKATEVNLFDIYDPRKHSVPLSRHRHAIHAQAQRYLSLDFSTLKLRTLLFFDVEIGSQDSKKFTSYCNMFQHLYVLDLERIRFTQPALPDAIGNLVHLKFLGLLGANDFKLPPSIGKLKNLQTLQVLNPDRSSCILPPQMSNLINLRHLIARYEGAVQLSKLTSLQTLKYIRCDRLKYDDAVGLLNLQELVMEKVMNSYSLNVIGSLKSLRTLILGCEYGEPFPPLEPLSSCQNLNKLWLHGKIEKLPLSDQLPKSITMMVLWSSRLVEDPMPILGMLSNLRNLDLVDAYEGKEITCNDDSFGQLEFLRLSKLRGLERWHFAATAMPLIKGFGILGCSKLQEIPKRMKRVALLEIMKMETEARYRFPGFYI